A genomic region of Pseudomonas sp. MPC6 contains the following coding sequences:
- a CDS encoding DUF1592 domain-containing protein, translated as MNKSVGVLRLLWFACLVALGVIIAVVVFTRTSESSPSPRSCTAPDYEKGKSYEQGDQVKHADRLFECWKDDEAPLGVGSWQWCRQVSYEPLLLNGPWKDAWKELGECGGFAGNRLTLDFSTLSGKAPLKPAVPGVARADQMVTGVLRCKAEEIAISAKANETIHLDNLKACDYQLVMNTADGFSPLNTPRIISFKEPQGEEQAVTVKYRPPVDVSKLSGLPGIKIELFAQGLIQPRQMAMGKNVLYVGSSAIPSYVYDGKIGDMIYALPLDETGKPIGIHVIASGLEEPHGVAYRDGDLYYSTTGGLYRLRNADENYKAPEPELVFNFPADDKQFPLPSQASGSSTRIWHMKHPLRFNPLDPSDKWIYTAVGIPCNLCMIPPDKRYGTILRYSLETGASEIVATGVRNSVGFDWNPQDGQIWFSDNNRQGFPNPDEVNLISKPGLHFGVPYRFGKDTPGFTEEEYLDPTVIQPPLVPGAIVSDKSLEQINPADYVSAAFASGTNTAPLGVKFWSGYPSAGPGTQRLLVAMHGAGSTARPGMDIQMLTIQGGTQVVNQIPLINGFVQDPDRFDVYCLDNSCIGRPVEFLELADGSLLISDDVAGVIYRVRHDASGLPQTRLELRPMLPPGGLENEMISGYLIDPDGNTRLVQLSWRDADSAARIILEGLEYGQYQLRLNDVKNWIPQVRNTSFTLSEATKSQTITLNYRERPIKLEVKVKIQAPAKPASVTDAQWRISLVTEARNNAEPRVIEVPWGASTTQTLDYGSYKVIYPFYSKEKPQPELESVVIDEASEDQQLTPITYRHVENLGEAVLAESCTKCHAVEYFDSLRMALAWSVAGQDALVKHIKTMPVSGHCDTTCATEISKQLINVIWKPYLDQADSYGTRQMRLLTPDEYAASVRDILGVEINAEKLPADKSEKDFKYPGEADKGILQAEDVRLFYDMALSVADSVPSARLSALATSRAGTDLVTSLGYQLFRRPVSDAERVRYQKLFDEQGAPALIAALLLSPHFLYRSELGVQTPAGGKVYQLTPFEVATALSFGFLGTTPDVELLAKAQRNELQTTQQISAEIERMMKTDRGIEQFNRFVSYYVRTVRGVQEKPGLSKDLVELMAREQYLLSKNLLLGAGTLSQLFNPGYTYLNQDLAAHYAISGVTGSTMQKVAVDERRGGLLHLGLTQAATSDYVSTSLVKRGIMIREQMFCREFGAPVEADPTTPVYPPRAVTTREHWDLVNGEQASEGRCWQCHQYMNDTGSSMEHYDAAGRYRTEEKAYNFDQYPQMLPIKASGPFISTTGTEQINDVRDIAKIVPRNPASQFCMADSYFRFVFGNKSDVSTSGTVKAIADGLNASGSLAEMLQNLGTSKAFIYKTERN; from the coding sequence ATGAATAAGTCTGTCGGTGTGCTTCGTTTGCTGTGGTTCGCATGTCTGGTGGCGCTGGGCGTGATCATTGCCGTGGTGGTTTTCACCCGAACATCAGAGTCATCCCCCTCACCTCGGTCATGTACCGCGCCCGATTATGAAAAGGGCAAGAGTTATGAGCAGGGGGACCAGGTCAAGCATGCCGACCGGCTATTCGAATGCTGGAAAGATGACGAGGCACCACTGGGTGTCGGCAGTTGGCAGTGGTGCCGGCAAGTGAGTTACGAGCCACTTCTTTTGAATGGGCCTTGGAAAGATGCATGGAAGGAACTCGGCGAATGCGGCGGATTCGCGGGCAATCGCCTGACGCTGGATTTTTCCACGCTCAGTGGCAAAGCGCCCTTGAAACCGGCGGTGCCCGGCGTCGCTCGCGCCGACCAAATGGTCACCGGAGTCTTGCGTTGCAAGGCCGAAGAGATTGCGATCAGCGCGAAGGCCAACGAAACGATCCACCTCGATAATCTGAAAGCTTGCGACTATCAACTGGTGATGAATACCGCTGATGGGTTCAGCCCGCTGAACACTCCACGCATTATCTCGTTCAAGGAGCCGCAGGGGGAGGAGCAAGCCGTGACGGTCAAGTATCGACCGCCGGTCGATGTGAGCAAGCTCAGTGGTTTGCCGGGGATAAAAATCGAGCTGTTTGCCCAGGGGCTTATTCAGCCTCGGCAGATGGCGATGGGCAAGAACGTGTTGTATGTCGGCTCCAGCGCTATTCCTTCATACGTCTATGACGGAAAAATCGGCGACATGATCTACGCACTGCCTCTGGATGAGACAGGTAAACCGATAGGCATCCATGTGATTGCCAGTGGTCTGGAGGAGCCTCACGGCGTGGCGTATCGCGACGGTGATCTGTATTACTCGACCACGGGTGGTCTGTATCGCTTGCGTAACGCCGACGAAAACTACAAAGCTCCAGAGCCCGAACTGGTGTTCAACTTTCCGGCGGACGACAAGCAGTTTCCCTTGCCTTCGCAAGCGTCGGGGTCGAGCACTCGCATCTGGCACATGAAACACCCTTTGCGTTTCAATCCGCTCGATCCGTCAGACAAGTGGATTTATACGGCAGTCGGCATTCCCTGCAACCTGTGCATGATTCCTCCCGACAAGCGTTATGGCACGATCTTGCGTTATTCCCTGGAAACAGGAGCGTCCGAGATTGTAGCCACGGGGGTGCGTAACTCCGTTGGTTTCGACTGGAATCCCCAGGACGGCCAAATATGGTTCAGTGACAACAATCGCCAAGGCTTCCCCAACCCGGACGAAGTCAACTTGATCAGCAAGCCCGGGCTGCATTTCGGCGTGCCTTACAGGTTTGGTAAAGACACGCCCGGATTCACCGAGGAGGAGTACCTGGACCCAACGGTGATCCAGCCGCCGCTGGTGCCAGGTGCCATTGTGTCTGACAAGTCGCTTGAACAGATCAATCCCGCCGATTATGTGTCAGCAGCTTTTGCCTCGGGAACCAACACCGCGCCGCTGGGCGTCAAGTTCTGGTCTGGCTACCCAAGCGCCGGGCCGGGTACCCAGCGTTTGCTTGTCGCGATGCATGGTGCGGGCTCCACCGCGCGCCCCGGCATGGATATACAAATGCTGACCATTCAGGGCGGTACGCAAGTAGTCAATCAGATCCCGTTGATCAACGGATTTGTGCAGGACCCGGATCGATTCGATGTCTACTGCCTGGATAACTCGTGCATCGGACGCCCCGTCGAGTTTCTTGAACTGGCGGATGGCAGCCTGTTGATCAGCGACGACGTCGCGGGGGTCATATATCGCGTGCGCCATGACGCAAGCGGTTTGCCACAGACTCGGTTGGAGTTGCGCCCCATGCTGCCGCCAGGCGGACTGGAAAACGAGATGATCAGCGGTTACCTGATTGATCCCGATGGGAATACCCGGCTGGTGCAATTGTCATGGCGCGACGCAGACAGTGCGGCAAGAATTATTCTCGAGGGGCTTGAGTATGGTCAGTATCAGTTGCGGCTCAACGACGTAAAAAACTGGATTCCTCAGGTACGAAATACATCCTTTACCCTCTCGGAAGCTACCAAGAGTCAGACCATCACCCTGAATTACCGCGAGCGGCCGATCAAGCTCGAGGTCAAGGTCAAGATTCAGGCGCCGGCCAAACCTGCTTCGGTCACCGATGCTCAATGGCGCATCAGCCTGGTCACCGAGGCCAGGAACAATGCTGAACCACGGGTCATTGAAGTTCCATGGGGTGCAAGTACGACCCAAACCCTCGACTATGGCAGTTACAAGGTTATCTACCCGTTCTACTCGAAGGAAAAACCGCAGCCGGAACTGGAATCGGTAGTGATCGATGAGGCGAGTGAGGACCAGCAGCTAACCCCCATTACCTATCGGCACGTCGAAAACCTGGGCGAGGCGGTCTTGGCTGAATCCTGCACCAAATGCCACGCCGTCGAGTATTTCGACAGTTTGCGCATGGCTTTGGCGTGGAGCGTGGCGGGCCAGGATGCGCTGGTCAAACACATCAAGACCATGCCGGTGTCAGGGCACTGTGACACCACCTGTGCGACCGAAATCAGCAAGCAATTGATCAACGTCATCTGGAAACCTTACCTGGATCAGGCCGATTCCTACGGCACACGTCAGATGCGATTGTTGACGCCCGACGAGTATGCCGCCAGCGTCAGGGACATCCTGGGGGTAGAGATCAATGCCGAGAAGTTGCCAGCAGACAAATCGGAGAAAGACTTCAAGTATCCCGGGGAGGCGGACAAGGGCATTTTGCAGGCAGAGGACGTCAGACTGTTCTACGACATGGCATTGTCGGTGGCAGACAGCGTTCCGTCGGCACGCTTGAGTGCGTTGGCAACCTCCCGCGCGGGAACTGACCTGGTTACCTCGTTGGGCTATCAGTTGTTCCGTCGTCCTGTGTCCGACGCCGAGCGTGTGCGTTATCAGAAACTGTTCGATGAGCAGGGGGCGCCTGCTTTGATCGCCGCTCTTTTGCTATCGCCGCATTTTCTCTATCGCTCGGAGTTGGGGGTGCAGACACCGGCTGGAGGCAAAGTGTATCAATTGACGCCGTTCGAAGTGGCCACTGCGCTCTCCTTCGGTTTCCTGGGCACTACTCCGGATGTTGAGCTGTTGGCCAAGGCGCAGCGAAACGAGCTGCAGACTACGCAACAGATCTCCGCGGAGATTGAGCGAATGATGAAAACGGATCGCGGCATCGAGCAATTCAACCGCTTCGTCAGCTACTACGTCAGGACAGTGCGCGGTGTTCAGGAAAAGCCGGGGTTGAGTAAGGACCTGGTTGAACTGATGGCTCGAGAGCAGTATCTGCTGAGCAAAAACCTGCTGCTGGGTGCCGGTACCCTGAGTCAGCTGTTCAACCCCGGTTACACCTATCTGAACCAGGACCTGGCCGCGCACTACGCAATCAGCGGAGTCACGGGCAGCACGATGCAAAAGGTAGCGGTAGACGAGAGACGGGGAGGCTTGTTGCATCTGGGGCTGACCCAGGCTGCCACCTCGGACTACGTGAGCACTTCATTGGTCAAGCGTGGAATCATGATTCGCGAGCAAATGTTCTGCCGCGAGTTTGGTGCCCCCGTGGAAGCCGATCCTACGACCCCTGTCTATCCTCCTCGCGCAGTGACCACCCGTGAGCACTGGGACCTGGTAAACGGCGAGCAGGCTTCAGAGGGGCGCTGCTGGCAATGCCATCAATACATGAATGACACCGGGTCATCGATGGAACATTACGACGCGGCCGGTCGCTATCGCACGGAGGAGAAAGCCTACAACTTTGACCAGTACCCGCAGATGCTACCGATCAAGGCCTCCGGTCCGTTCATCAGTACGACCGGAACCGAGCAGATCAATGACGTCCGGGATATCGCAAAGATTGTTCCACGCAATCCAGCGTCACAATTCTGCATGGCCGACAGCTACTTCCGATTTGTGTTTGGCAACAAATCGGATGTATCGACCTCGGGGACCGTGAAGGCGATTGCCGATGGTTTGAACGCCTCAGGCTCCCTGGCAGAGATGCTGCAAAACCTGGGTACTTCCAAAGCATTCATCTACAAGACCGAAAGGAATTGA
- a CDS encoding DUF1552 domain-containing protein, whose protein sequence is MGILKSRRRFLAGLAAAGVYGPLTQFGLARMALAGQAQEARLKVVFVVVPDGLAVDSYTGGGFGDGRGLWHPTASQMDTTAFTLNEISSELAAYRNQSLYLRGIILGPGNVGHDGWNWVLRDTAKTQSSIDIVLGQAIPGAEPSHRSLFSGPHAGIDGTPWFVSFQGAAIRTPYRDPRLMAESLFKAPAQRSSPPQPGAGSLLEAAVVDIQEVKSKLSAGERQKLDTHLDSVEQVIKDLEEARPPVGECKPVELEPLDYRSALHRNRIQADHHQVVATALGCGITRVATLQIGRSAESLNIIDVSPDSNPHECAHRRSGEAFWKGTRQWYVRQVKLFMDELARYQDPHVPGDNLLQHTLVVLTSEMADGAPEHMIDMPMVLMGGAGGLLKSGEGAGRYFNITQQADRQHHTGNPEIGKSFVDMQRIWATIAKAAGTSVPYAGNIEPVTGIFSNV, encoded by the coding sequence ATGGGCATTTTGAAAAGTCGTCGGCGTTTTCTGGCGGGCCTGGCTGCGGCTGGTGTCTATGGTCCCCTGACCCAATTCGGATTGGCGCGCATGGCATTGGCGGGGCAAGCTCAGGAAGCCCGGCTAAAGGTAGTGTTTGTTGTAGTACCCGACGGCCTTGCGGTGGACTCCTACACCGGTGGTGGTTTTGGTGACGGGCGTGGATTGTGGCACCCCACTGCGTCGCAAATGGATACCACGGCATTTACTTTGAACGAGATCAGCTCGGAATTGGCCGCCTACCGTAACCAGTCGTTGTACTTGCGCGGAATTATTCTGGGGCCGGGAAATGTGGGCCATGACGGCTGGAACTGGGTATTGCGTGACACTGCAAAGACTCAGTCGTCAATCGACATCGTGCTGGGGCAAGCGATTCCGGGTGCTGAACCGTCGCACCGCAGCCTTTTTTCCGGTCCCCATGCCGGGATCGACGGGACGCCCTGGTTTGTATCGTTTCAGGGCGCTGCGATTCGCACGCCCTATCGCGACCCCAGGCTGATGGCGGAATCGTTGTTCAAGGCACCCGCTCAAAGGTCAAGCCCGCCGCAGCCTGGCGCTGGTAGTTTGCTGGAGGCAGCCGTGGTGGATATTCAGGAAGTCAAAAGCAAGCTATCCGCCGGCGAGCGACAAAAGCTTGATACCCATCTTGACTCGGTGGAGCAGGTCATCAAGGACCTTGAGGAGGCGCGGCCGCCCGTGGGTGAGTGCAAGCCGGTGGAGCTGGAACCACTGGATTATCGGTCCGCGCTGCACCGTAACCGCATTCAGGCTGATCATCATCAAGTGGTGGCAACCGCCTTGGGTTGTGGGATTACCCGTGTCGCCACGCTACAGATCGGGCGCTCGGCGGAGTCGCTCAATATTATTGATGTCAGTCCCGACAGTAACCCTCATGAGTGTGCTCATCGTCGCTCAGGGGAAGCATTTTGGAAGGGGACGCGGCAATGGTACGTTCGGCAGGTCAAGTTATTTATGGACGAATTGGCTCGATATCAGGATCCGCACGTGCCCGGTGACAATCTGCTTCAACATACCCTTGTCGTCCTTACCAGCGAAATGGCCGATGGCGCCCCTGAGCACATGATCGATATGCCCATGGTGTTGATGGGGGGGGCTGGTGGCTTGCTTAAAAGCGGGGAGGGTGCAGGACGGTATTTCAATATCACGCAGCAGGCGGATCGTCAGCACCACACCGGGAACCCGGAGATTGGCAAGAGCTTCGTTGACATGCAGCGCATATGGGCGACCATTGCCAAAGCCGCCGGAACGAGCGTGCCTTACGCAGGTAACATCGAGCCGGTGACAGGAATTTTCAGCAACGTGTGA
- a CDS encoding DUF3309 family protein yields MNMGTILIIILILLLVGGLPVFPHSRSWGYGPSGIIGVVLVVLLILLLLGKI; encoded by the coding sequence ATAAACATGGGCACAATTCTGATCATTATCCTGATCCTCCTGCTGGTAGGTGGCTTACCGGTCTTCCCGCACTCCAGAAGTTGGGGTTATGGGCCATCGGGCATCATCGGCGTGGTGTTGGTAGTGCTGTTGATCCTGCTGTTGCTGGGCAAGATATAA
- a CDS encoding SDR family oxidoreductase — MQNRMMITGAGSGLGREIALRWAREGWQLALSDVSEPGLQETLKQVREAGGDGFIQRCDVRDYSQLTAFAQACEEKLGGIDVIVNNAGVASGGFFSELSLEDWEWQIAINLMGVVKGCKAFLPLLEKSQGKIINIASMAALMQGPAMSNYNVAKAGVVALSESLLIELAQQEIGVHVVCPSFFQTNLLNSFRGPTPAMKAQVGKLLESSPISAADIADYIYQQVDAGEFMILPHEQGRLAWALKQKNPQLLYDEMTVMADKMRAKARQTAG, encoded by the coding sequence ATGCAAAATCGCATGATGATCACTGGTGCGGGCTCAGGCCTGGGTCGCGAAATCGCGCTGCGCTGGGCGCGTGAAGGCTGGCAACTGGCCTTGTCGGATGTCAGCGAGCCCGGTCTGCAAGAAACCCTGAAACAGGTTCGCGAAGCCGGCGGCGACGGCTTCATCCAGCGTTGCGATGTACGCGATTACAGCCAGTTGACCGCCTTCGCCCAAGCCTGCGAAGAGAAACTGGGGGGCATCGATGTCATCGTCAACAACGCCGGCGTTGCTTCCGGCGGGTTCTTCAGCGAGCTGTCCCTGGAGGACTGGGAATGGCAGATCGCGATCAACCTGATGGGGGTGGTCAAGGGCTGCAAGGCCTTCCTGCCGCTGCTGGAAAAAAGCCAAGGCAAGATTATCAACATTGCGTCGATGGCCGCACTGATGCAAGGCCCGGCCATGAGCAACTACAACGTCGCCAAGGCGGGCGTGGTGGCCTTGTCCGAAAGCCTGCTGATCGAGCTGGCGCAGCAGGAAATCGGCGTGCACGTGGTCTGCCCGTCATTCTTCCAGACCAACCTGCTCAATTCCTTCCGCGGCCCGACGCCGGCCATGAAGGCCCAGGTCGGTAAATTGCTGGAAAGCTCGCCGATCAGCGCTGCCGACATTGCCGACTACATCTATCAACAGGTCGACGCCGGCGAATTCATGATTCTGCCCCATGAACAGGGCCGTCTGGCCTGGGCGCTCAAGCAGAAGAACCCCCAACTGCTCTACGACGAAATGACCGTCATGGCCGACAAGATGCGCGCCAAGGCCAGGCAAACCGCAGGCTGA
- a CDS encoding YnfA family protein — MLNYLWFFLAALFEIAGCFAFWMWLRQGKSAWWVLPALLSLTLFALLLTRIEATYAGRAYAAYGGIYIIASIGWLAVVERIRPLGSDWVGVALCVVGASVILFGPRFYAS, encoded by the coding sequence ATGCTTAATTACCTGTGGTTTTTCCTCGCGGCGCTGTTTGAAATCGCTGGCTGCTTCGCCTTCTGGATGTGGCTACGTCAGGGCAAGAGTGCCTGGTGGGTACTGCCGGCGTTGCTCAGCCTGACGCTGTTTGCGCTGCTGCTGACCCGTATCGAAGCGACCTATGCCGGTCGTGCCTATGCCGCTTACGGGGGTATCTACATCATTGCGTCGATTGGCTGGCTGGCGGTGGTCGAGCGGATTCGTCCGTTGGGTTCGGACTGGGTCGGCGTTGCGCTGTGCGTGGTCGGGGCGAGTGTCATCCTGTTCGGGCCGCGTTTTTATGCATCCTGA
- the csrA gene encoding carbon storage regulator CsrA — translation MLVLSREVGELISIGDDISVRIVAINGGTVRFGVEAPRNVNVHRSEIYERIQRNLPKKDKAR, via the coding sequence ATGCTTGTACTCAGTCGCGAAGTGGGCGAATTGATTTCTATCGGAGACGACATTTCCGTGCGCATTGTGGCCATCAACGGCGGCACGGTGCGCTTCGGCGTCGAAGCGCCACGCAACGTCAATGTGCACCGGTCCGAGATCTACGAACGCATCCAGCGCAATCTGCCGAAAAAAGACAAAGCGCGCTGA
- a CDS encoding YheU family protein has protein sequence MLIPHDQLEVDTLTRLIEDFVTRDGTDNGDDTPLETRVLRVRQALTKGQALIVFDPESEQCQLMLKHDVPKHLFD, from the coding sequence ATGCTGATCCCCCATGACCAACTTGAAGTCGATACCCTGACCCGCCTGATCGAGGATTTCGTCACCCGTGACGGCACCGACAACGGTGATGACACGCCGCTCGAAACCCGCGTACTGCGTGTTCGCCAGGCCTTGACCAAGGGTCAGGCGCTGATTGTCTTCGACCCGGAAAGCGAGCAATGCCAGTTGATGCTCAAGCACGACGTGCCCAAGCATCTGTTTGACTGA
- a CDS encoding IS110 family transposase, translating into MNNVAIAAIDLGKHTFHLHAQDDRGHEVCRKKFTRAALTQHLSNLAPCTVVMEACGGAHFMAQEVARLGHTPKLIAPHLVRPYVKSNKNDFADAEAICEAATRPTMRFVPPKTQAQQALAMLNSTRDAFIKDRTATVNRIHAALLEVGVSLAPGFKSIKDLPALLEASSFSECIKKILTTLYEHFDYLNGRIKNLDKDVECQAAEDDLAARLMTMPCVGPITSSALAAELGDGKQFKCGRGYAASIGLVPKQHSTGDKTVLLGISKRGDRNQRRLLIQCARVYLINLEHQKGALADWVRQLLASRHHSNLVVCALANKLARIAWAIAAHHSEFDAGPAAMNA; encoded by the coding sequence ATGAACAACGTAGCTATCGCCGCCATCGACCTGGGAAAACATACCTTTCACCTGCATGCGCAAGATGATCGTGGGCACGAGGTTTGCCGCAAAAAATTTACACGGGCGGCGCTCACGCAGCATCTGAGCAATCTCGCCCCCTGCACCGTCGTGATGGAAGCCTGTGGCGGCGCCCACTTCATGGCGCAAGAGGTCGCTAGGCTGGGGCATACACCCAAGTTAATTGCCCCTCATCTGGTACGCCCTTATGTGAAAAGCAACAAAAACGACTTCGCTGACGCCGAGGCAATCTGCGAAGCAGCAACTCGCCCGACGATGCGCTTCGTGCCCCCCAAAACCCAGGCCCAGCAGGCGCTGGCTATGCTCAACTCGACCCGTGATGCGTTCATCAAAGACCGCACCGCCACCGTCAACCGGATTCATGCCGCCCTGCTGGAGGTCGGCGTCAGCCTGGCCCCAGGCTTCAAATCCATCAAAGATCTCCCGGCGCTGCTTGAAGCGAGTTCATTTTCAGAATGCATCAAAAAGATTCTGACGACGCTTTATGAGCACTTCGACTATCTGAACGGGCGAATCAAAAACCTGGACAAGGACGTGGAGTGCCAGGCCGCTGAAGATGATCTGGCGGCTCGTTTGATGACCATGCCCTGTGTCGGCCCGATCACCTCCAGCGCCCTGGCTGCCGAGCTCGGTGATGGCAAGCAGTTCAAATGCGGACGAGGTTATGCAGCCTCCATCGGATTGGTGCCCAAACAACATTCCACAGGTGACAAAACCGTGCTTTTGGGCATCAGCAAACGCGGCGATCGAAACCAGCGGCGCCTGCTCATTCAGTGCGCGCGGGTTTATTTGATAAATCTGGAGCATCAGAAAGGCGCTTTGGCGGATTGGGTCCGTCAGCTCTTGGCGTCCCGCCATCACTCCAATCTTGTGGTCTGTGCATTGGCCAACAAGCTGGCACGAATCGCTTGGGCGATTGCGGCCCACCACTCTGAATTCGATGCGGGGCCAGCCGCGATGAACGCCTGA
- a CDS encoding osmoprotectant NAGGN system M42 family peptidase yields MTSKIPEPDLNYLQKVLLEMLAIPSPTGFTDTIVRYVAERLEELGIPFEMTRRGTIRATLKGKKNSPDRAVSAHLDTIGAAVRAIKDNGRLTLAPVGCWSSRFAEGSRVSLFTDNGVIRGSVLPLMASGHAFNTAVDEMPISWDHIELRLDAYCATRADCDSLGISVGDFVAFDPLPEFTESGHISARHLDDKAGVAALLAAMKAIVDSGEELMIDCHPLFTITEETGSGAAAALPWDVSEFVGIDIAPVAPGQHSSEHAVSVAMQDSGGPYDYHLSRHLLRLASDNELPVRRDLFRYYFSDAHSAVTAGHDIRTALLAFGCDATHGYERTHIDSLAALSRLLGAYILSPPVFASDAQPAKGSLDRFSHQIEHDTQMESDTRVPSVDSLVGQRSES; encoded by the coding sequence ATGACCAGCAAAATTCCCGAACCGGATCTCAACTACCTGCAAAAAGTCCTGCTGGAAATGCTCGCCATCCCCAGCCCGACCGGGTTCACCGACACTATCGTGCGCTACGTCGCCGAACGCCTGGAAGAACTTGGCATTCCCTTTGAAATGACCCGTCGCGGGACCATCCGTGCCACCCTCAAGGGCAAGAAGAACAGCCCCGACCGGGCAGTGTCCGCGCACCTGGACACCATCGGCGCGGCGGTGCGCGCGATCAAGGACAACGGCCGCCTGACCCTGGCCCCGGTCGGTTGCTGGTCCAGCCGTTTTGCCGAGGGCAGCCGGGTCAGCCTGTTTACCGATAACGGTGTGATCCGCGGCAGCGTGTTGCCACTGATGGCTTCCGGACACGCCTTCAATACCGCCGTGGATGAAATGCCGATCAGCTGGGATCACATCGAATTGCGTCTGGACGCCTATTGCGCCACCCGTGCCGATTGCGACTCCCTGGGAATCAGCGTCGGCGATTTCGTCGCCTTCGACCCGTTGCCGGAGTTCACTGAAAGCGGCCACATCAGCGCCCGTCACCTCGACGACAAGGCCGGTGTTGCCGCCTTGCTGGCGGCAATGAAAGCCATCGTCGACAGCGGCGAAGAGTTGATGATCGACTGTCATCCGCTGTTCACCATCACCGAGGAAACCGGCAGCGGCGCGGCGGCAGCGTTACCTTGGGATGTCAGCGAATTCGTCGGCATCGACATCGCGCCGGTCGCGCCGGGCCAGCATTCCAGCGAACACGCCGTGAGCGTGGCGATGCAGGATTCCGGCGGGCCTTATGACTATCACCTGTCGCGCCACCTGCTGCGGCTGGCCAGTGACAATGAGCTGCCGGTGCGCCGCGACCTGTTCCGTTATTACTTCAGCGATGCGCACTCGGCGGTAACTGCCGGCCATGACATTCGCACCGCCCTGCTCGCCTTCGGCTGCGACGCCACCCACGGCTACGAACGCACCCACATCGACAGCCTCGCCGCGCTCAGTCGGTTGCTCGGGGCCTATATCCTCAGCCCGCCGGTATTCGCCAGCGATGCCCAGCCTGCGAAAGGGTCGCTGGACAGGTTCAGTCATCAGATCGAACATGACACGCAGATGGAAAGCGATACCCGGGTGCCGTCGGTGGATAGCCTGGTGGGGCAGCGGTCGGAGAGCTGA